A region from the Paraurantiacibacter namhicola genome encodes:
- a CDS encoding DEAD/DEAH box helicase, whose amino-acid sequence MPFPNAHPALAAALSERGFETPTAVQAAVAGEEAAGRDLVVSAQTGSGKTVAFGLSFAPQVLGDEEQAGFAEAPRALVIAPTRELALQVSRELAWLYAKAGARIATCVGGMNPSQERRVLKSGAHIVVGTPGRLRDHLERGALDLSGLQAVVLDEADEMLDMGFREELEEILDASPDERRTLLFSATMPRPIENMARRYQRDALRIATREDARGHNDIAYQAVTVSPSEVENAVVNLLRFHEAETAILFCATRDNVRHLHATLQERGFGVVALSGEHSQQERNQALQALRDKRARVCVATDVAARGIDLPSLSLVVHVEIPRDAETLQHRSGRTGRAGRKGTAVIVVPFPRRKRVESMLRKARIEAEWISAPDREAILARDHDRLLERLLEPIETGKADKALAKRVMDELSLEDIALRLVKAHRATMPAPEELLVNTPEAHRAAQKERHRPGFEDTIWFRMDVGRRQNADARWILPLLCRRGHITRNEVGAIRIGPQETHFQIPRAIADKFAEAAERTAQSGEDGSDIAIVRSEEPPRDAAKRHRKGGAGHGGASGKPRVSPRHGGGKGAGRPPFKGKGKPSKGKPGKRPD is encoded by the coding sequence CGCAGGTGCTTGGCGATGAAGAGCAGGCCGGGTTTGCTGAGGCGCCGCGCGCTCTGGTGATCGCGCCGACGCGCGAGCTGGCCCTGCAGGTCAGCCGCGAACTGGCCTGGCTCTACGCCAAGGCAGGTGCGCGTATCGCCACCTGCGTTGGCGGTATGAACCCATCGCAGGAACGCCGCGTGCTGAAGTCCGGCGCGCATATCGTTGTGGGGACGCCTGGCCGCCTGCGTGATCACCTCGAACGCGGCGCGCTAGACCTCAGCGGCCTGCAGGCCGTCGTGCTCGACGAGGCGGATGAGATGCTCGACATGGGGTTTCGCGAGGAGCTCGAAGAGATTCTCGATGCAAGCCCGGATGAGCGCCGCACCCTGCTGTTCTCCGCGACCATGCCGCGCCCGATCGAGAACATGGCACGCCGCTACCAACGCGATGCCTTGCGCATCGCGACGCGCGAGGATGCGCGCGGCCATAACGATATTGCCTACCAGGCCGTCACCGTCTCGCCTTCCGAGGTCGAGAACGCGGTCGTGAACCTGCTGCGCTTCCACGAGGCCGAAACGGCCATTCTGTTCTGTGCCACGCGCGACAATGTCCGGCACCTCCATGCCACCTTGCAGGAACGTGGGTTCGGAGTGGTTGCCCTGTCGGGCGAGCATTCCCAGCAGGAACGCAACCAGGCCCTGCAGGCGCTGCGCGACAAGCGTGCGCGCGTCTGCGTGGCGACCGACGTCGCGGCGCGCGGCATCGACCTGCCCAGCCTGAGCCTGGTCGTGCATGTCGAAATTCCGCGTGATGCCGAGACGTTGCAGCACCGCTCTGGCCGGACAGGCCGCGCCGGGCGCAAGGGGACCGCCGTCATCGTTGTGCCGTTCCCGCGCCGCAAGCGTGTCGAAAGCATGCTGCGCAAGGCCCGGATCGAAGCCGAGTGGATCTCCGCGCCCGACCGCGAGGCCATCCTGGCACGCGACCACGACCGGCTGCTGGAGCGCCTGCTCGAGCCGATCGAGACCGGCAAGGCGGACAAGGCGCTGGCCAAGCGCGTGATGGACGAATTGTCGCTGGAAGATATCGCGCTGCGCCTCGTGAAGGCTCACCGCGCAACGATGCCCGCGCCCGAGGAACTGCTGGTCAACACGCCGGAAGCGCATCGCGCGGCACAGAAGGAACGGCATCGCCCCGGCTTCGAGGATACCATCTGGTTTCGCATGGATGTCGGCCGCCGGCAGAATGCGGACGCGCGCTGGATCCTGCCGCTGCTGTGTCGCCGCGGGCATATCACCCGCAACGAGGTCGGAGCGATCCGTATCGGACCGCAGGAAACCCATTTCCAGATCCCCCGTGCCATTGCGGACAAGTTTGCCGAAGCTGCCGAGCGCACCGCGCAGAGCGGCGAGGACGGCAGCGATATTGCTATCGTCCGGTCCGAAGAGCCGCCCCGCGACGCGGCAAAGCGCCATCGCAAGGGCGGGGCCGGGCATGGCGGAGCTTCGGGCAAGCCGCGCGTGTCCCCGCGACATGGCGGCGGCAAGGGCGCCGGAAGGCCGCCTTTCAAGGGCAAGGGCAAGCCGTCCAAGGGCAAGCCGGGCAAGCGCCCGGACTGA
- a CDS encoding BCCT family transporter, which translates to MADNTDNTISPPLVDLPIETHDRGFYDGFSREVTIPAKIVVSLIIMWAIFFPVSASETLSAANVSIIASFSGWYVYLVAFLMLTCAVVALVPQSGRLLIGAPDEKAEFSRFSWFAMLFGAGIGIGMLTYSIGEPMAHFANNPDIIRGEVEPLSEAAIAPAYRYTFLHWGLAAWGTYALVGLAIGYVAYRRALPLTIRSALTPLFGKAMSGVAGHVVDVVAVVATILGVSVTMGLGVEQFVAGLARLGLGDWLLNDAGTSSTLAIITALAVLVGASTLSALSGVGKGIKWLSNLNMALSFLLLALFAILGSGLFGLQLLAAGTWDYLVTLVPSSLTLFARDGSETAAALVQWQLDWSVFYWAWWIAFAPFVGMFIARISRGRTVREYIAGVVLVPSLMCFVWMAIIGGTAIDLELNGTAGGAILDTGISDQLYAAISVLLSPAMALVVSALVVVLLMTYLVTSADSAILIVNTINGAGETDGTRSRHILFWGAALAFVVGSMLILGGIDAIRITMIIGALPFSFVVALMAVAILKAIAFDIVRKRQGVPTTAVGCAEWEEGRQAG; encoded by the coding sequence ATGGCCGACAACACCGACAATACGATTTCGCCGCCTCTGGTGGACCTTCCCATCGAAACCCATGATCGCGGCTTCTATGACGGCTTCAGCCGCGAAGTGACGATCCCGGCGAAGATCGTCGTCTCGTTAATCATCATGTGGGCGATCTTCTTCCCGGTCAGCGCCAGTGAGACCTTGTCGGCTGCCAATGTCAGCATCATCGCGTCATTTTCTGGCTGGTATGTCTATCTCGTTGCCTTCCTGATGCTCACCTGCGCGGTGGTTGCCCTGGTTCCGCAATCTGGCCGCCTGCTGATCGGCGCGCCGGATGAAAAGGCGGAGTTTTCCCGCTTCTCCTGGTTCGCCATGCTCTTTGGCGCGGGCATCGGGATCGGGATGCTGACCTATTCCATCGGGGAACCGATGGCCCATTTCGCCAACAATCCCGACATCATTCGCGGCGAGGTGGAGCCGCTGAGCGAAGCGGCGATTGCGCCTGCCTATCGCTATACCTTCCTGCACTGGGGCCTTGCAGCCTGGGGGACCTATGCCCTGGTGGGCCTGGCCATCGGTTATGTCGCCTATCGCCGCGCCCTGCCGCTCACCATCCGCTCTGCCCTTACGCCCCTGTTCGGCAAGGCGATGTCAGGCGTTGCCGGGCATGTGGTCGATGTGGTGGCAGTCGTCGCCACGATCCTGGGCGTTTCGGTGACGATGGGTCTGGGCGTCGAGCAATTCGTTGCCGGCCTCGCGCGCCTTGGCCTGGGCGACTGGCTGCTGAACGATGCGGGCACGTCCTCCACGCTGGCGATCATCACTGCCCTGGCAGTGCTGGTGGGCGCATCGACGCTCAGCGCGCTGTCGGGTGTGGGCAAGGGCATCAAATGGCTGTCCAATCTCAATATGGCGCTTTCTTTCCTGCTGCTCGCGCTGTTTGCGATCCTTGGGTCCGGGCTGTTCGGCTTGCAATTGCTCGCTGCGGGAACGTGGGATTACCTCGTCACGCTGGTGCCATCCTCGCTGACCCTGTTCGCGCGCGATGGCAGCGAGACGGCCGCGGCGCTGGTGCAGTGGCAGCTGGACTGGAGCGTGTTCTACTGGGCCTGGTGGATCGCCTTCGCGCCTTTCGTGGGCATGTTCATCGCCCGCATTTCGCGCGGCCGCACGGTGCGCGAGTATATTGCCGGCGTGGTGCTGGTCCCCTCGCTCATGTGCTTTGTGTGGATGGCGATCATTGGCGGTACGGCGATCGACCTAGAACTGAACGGCACGGCCGGCGGAGCAATCCTGGACACCGGGATTTCCGACCAGCTTTACGCCGCTATTTCCGTACTGCTCAGCCCGGCTATGGCGCTGGTGGTCTCCGCCCTCGTGGTGGTGCTGCTGATGACGTATCTTGTGACATCGGCCGACAGCGCGATCCTGATCGTGAACACAATCAATGGCGCGGGTGAGACCGATGGAACGCGCAGTCGCCACATCCTGTTCTGGGGCGCGGCGCTGGCTTTCGTGGTCGGCAGCATGCTGATCCTTGGCGGGATCGACGCGATCCGCATCACCATGATCATCGGCGCCTTGCCGTTTTCCTTCGTGGTGGCGCTGATGGCCGTGGCCATCCTTAAGGCCATCGCATTCGACATTGTGCGCAAGCGTCAGGGCGTGCCGACCACCGCGGTGGGATGTGCCGAATGGGAAGAAGGACGCCAGGCGGGCTGA
- a CDS encoding 3'(2'),5'-bisphosphate nucleotidase CysQ, translating to MTDPRDLTDAQLAAHLAYSAGRILLELRATGTLEGRALGDAGDRAANEYLVAALAELRPDDGILSEESKDTIARLSKDRVWIVDPVDGTREYGEGREDWAVHVGLAVEGAPAIGAVALPGRDMVLRTDEPVSLPAAPQRLRMVVSRSRPAAEALAVAEALDAQLVPMGSAGAKAMAVIRGDADIYLHTGGQYEWDNCAPAAVALAHGLHASRVDGSPLAYNREDTWLPDLLVCRREHADRILSLIANA from the coding sequence ATGACCGACCCCCGCGACTTGACCGACGCGCAGCTGGCCGCGCACCTGGCTTACAGCGCCGGGCGCATCCTGCTGGAACTGCGCGCCACCGGCACGCTGGAAGGCCGCGCGCTTGGCGACGCAGGCGACCGGGCGGCCAACGAATATCTCGTCGCCGCACTGGCGGAGCTGAGGCCCGATGACGGCATCCTGTCGGAAGAGAGCAAGGACACCATCGCCCGCCTTTCCAAGGACCGCGTCTGGATCGTGGACCCGGTGGACGGCACCCGCGAATATGGCGAGGGCCGCGAAGACTGGGCCGTGCATGTGGGGCTGGCCGTGGAAGGTGCGCCTGCGATCGGCGCAGTCGCGCTGCCCGGCCGGGACATGGTGCTGCGGACTGATGAGCCTGTGAGTTTGCCCGCTGCGCCGCAGCGCCTGCGCATGGTCGTCAGCCGCTCCCGCCCGGCGGCAGAGGCGCTTGCCGTGGCAGAAGCGCTGGATGCGCAGCTGGTCCCGATGGGCAGCGCAGGCGCAAAGGCCATGGCCGTGATCCGCGGGGACGCGGACATCTACCTGCATACCGGCGGACAATATGAATGGGACAATTGCGCGCCCGCCGCCGTCGCGCTGGCCCATGGCCTGCACGCGAGCCGCGTCGATGGCAGTCCGCTTGCCTACAATCGCGAGGACACCTGGCTGCCCGACCTGCTGGTCTGCCGCCGCGAACACGCTGACCGCATCCTGTCGCTGATCGCGAACGCCTGA
- the cysN gene encoding sulfate adenylyltransferase subunit CysN: MSSGYKTDALIAEDIEAYLQAHQNKTMLRFITCGSVDDGKSTLIGRLLFDSKMIFEDQLAALESDSKRVGTQGQEIDFALLVDGLAAEREQGITIDVAYRFFATESRKFIVADCPGHEQYTRNMVTGASTADCAVILIDARKGVLTQTRRHSFLCHQLGIRQIVLAVNKMDLVEYAQETFDAIVSDYRAFAGEIGIEDFTAIPISGLRGDNITAPSDAMDWYDGPVLIDHLETLPVPSETEAEKPFRMAVQWVNRPNLDFRGFAGQIASGRIRPGDAIRVLPSGKTSTVKAISTFDGELDEAQACQSVTLTLEHEIDCSRGDVIAAADDPPQVADQFEATLVWLADDDLTVGRGYWLKLGTQTVTATVQQPKYEVDVNTMEHLAAKTLSLNEIGVAEVHADRPLVFEPYADNRTLGGFILVDKLTDRTVAAGMLHFSLRRSQNVHWQATDIGREHHAGMKNQTPRVLWFTGLSGSGKSTIANEVEKKLALMNRHTFLLDGDNVRHGLNRDLGFTEADRIENIRRIGEVAKLMTDAGLIVLTAFISPFRADRQLVRDMLEPHEFIEIFVDTPLEVAEERDVKGLYKKARAGELKNFTGIDSPYEAPEDPEIRVNTVEMTPEDAADFIIKQVLPLK, from the coding sequence ATGTCGTCCGGCTACAAGACAGACGCGCTTATCGCCGAGGACATCGAGGCATACCTGCAGGCGCACCAGAACAAGACCATGCTGCGCTTCATCACCTGCGGCAGCGTGGACGATGGCAAGAGCACACTGATCGGCCGGCTGCTGTTCGACAGCAAGATGATCTTCGAGGATCAGCTGGCCGCGCTGGAATCCGACAGCAAGCGCGTGGGCACGCAGGGGCAGGAGATCGACTTCGCCCTGCTGGTAGATGGCCTTGCGGCGGAGCGCGAGCAGGGCATCACCATCGATGTCGCTTACCGCTTCTTCGCGACGGAAAGCCGCAAGTTCATCGTGGCGGATTGCCCGGGGCATGAGCAGTACACGCGCAACATGGTCACCGGCGCGAGCACCGCGGATTGCGCCGTCATCCTGATCGACGCGCGCAAGGGCGTGCTCACGCAGACGCGCCGCCATTCCTTCCTGTGCCACCAGCTGGGCATCCGCCAGATCGTACTGGCGGTGAACAAGATGGACCTCGTCGAGTACGCGCAGGAGACCTTCGACGCGATCGTCTCTGACTACCGCGCTTTTGCGGGCGAGATCGGTATCGAGGACTTCACCGCAATTCCAATCAGCGGCCTGCGCGGGGACAATATAACCGCGCCGTCCGATGCGATGGACTGGTATGACGGGCCCGTGCTGATCGATCACCTGGAGACCCTGCCAGTCCCCAGCGAGACCGAAGCGGAAAAGCCGTTCCGCATGGCGGTGCAATGGGTCAACCGGCCCAACCTCGATTTTCGCGGGTTTGCGGGACAAATCGCAAGCGGACGCATCCGTCCGGGTGACGCCATCCGCGTGTTGCCCTCCGGCAAGACCAGCACCGTAAAGGCGATCAGCACCTTCGACGGCGAGCTCGACGAAGCGCAGGCCTGCCAGTCCGTAACCCTGACGCTGGAGCATGAGATCGATTGCTCGCGCGGCGACGTCATCGCCGCGGCCGATGATCCGCCGCAGGTGGCCGACCAGTTCGAAGCGACGCTGGTCTGGCTGGCGGATGACGACCTGACAGTGGGGCGCGGATATTGGCTGAAGCTGGGCACGCAGACCGTGACCGCCACCGTGCAGCAGCCGAAATACGAGGTGGACGTCAATACGATGGAGCATCTCGCCGCCAAGACATTGTCGCTGAACGAGATCGGCGTGGCGGAGGTCCATGCGGACAGACCGCTGGTGTTCGAGCCCTATGCCGACAATCGCACGCTCGGCGGCTTCATCCTGGTGGACAAGCTGACCGATCGCACGGTCGCTGCCGGCATGCTGCATTTCAGTCTCCGCCGCAGCCAGAATGTCCATTGGCAGGCAACCGACATCGGGCGCGAGCACCATGCGGGCATGAAGAACCAGACCCCGCGCGTACTTTGGTTCACCGGCCTGTCCGGCAGCGGCAAATCCACCATCGCCAACGAGGTGGAGAAGAAGCTGGCGCTGATGAACCGCCACACCTTCCTGTTGGACGGCGACAATGTGCGGCACGGCCTGAACAGGGACCTTGGCTTTACCGAGGCCGACCGGATCGAGAACATCCGCCGCATCGGCGAGGTGGCGAAGCTGATGACCGATGCCGGGCTGATCGTCCTCACCGCCTTCATCAGTCCGTTCCGCGCGGACCGGCAGCTGGTGCGCGACATGCTGGAGCCGCATGAGTTCATCGAGATCTTCGTCGATACGCCGCTCGAAGTGGCGGAAGAGCGCGACGTGAAGGGTCTTTACAAGAAGGCGCGCGCGGGCGAGCTGAAGAACTTCACCGGGATCGACAGCCCCTATGAGGCGCCGGAGGATCCGGAAATTCGCGTCAACACGGTGGAGATGACGCCCGAAGACGCCGCCGATTTCATCATCAAGCAGGTGCTGCCGCTGAAATGA
- the cysD gene encoding sulfate adenylyltransferase subunit CysD — protein MVHHARQRRMTKPLTHLQRLEAESIHIMREVVAEADNPVMLYSVGKDSAVMLHLAKKAFHPAPPPFPLLHVDTTWKFRAMYELREKSAREAGMELLVHRNPEAEERGINPFDHGPLHTDMWKTEGLKQALDQHGFDAAFGGARRDEEKSRAKERVFSFRTASHGWDPKNQRPELWNLYNARKRKGESIRVFPLSNWTELDIWQYIMDQQIEIVPLYYSAVRPTFEHDGGLFMADDIDRLERVLGHRPEITERTIRFRTLGCFPLTGAVESTAATLPEIVQEMLLTTTSERQGRVIDKDAGDASMEKKKKEGYF, from the coding sequence ATAGTCCATCACGCTAGGCAGCGCCGCATGACCAAGCCCCTCACCCATCTCCAGCGCCTAGAGGCCGAGAGCATCCACATCATGCGCGAGGTCGTCGCAGAGGCTGACAATCCGGTGATGCTGTATTCGGTGGGGAAGGACAGTGCGGTCATGCTGCACCTGGCGAAGAAGGCGTTCCACCCCGCGCCGCCGCCCTTCCCCCTGCTGCATGTCGATACGACCTGGAAATTCCGCGCCATGTACGAGCTGCGCGAGAAAAGCGCGCGCGAGGCCGGGATGGAACTGCTGGTCCACCGCAATCCAGAAGCCGAGGAGCGCGGGATCAATCCCTTCGACCACGGCCCGCTGCACACGGATATGTGGAAGACCGAAGGCCTGAAGCAGGCACTCGACCAGCATGGCTTCGATGCGGCCTTTGGCGGCGCGCGGCGCGACGAGGAGAAAAGCCGCGCGAAGGAGCGCGTGTTCTCCTTCCGCACGGCCAGCCATGGCTGGGACCCGAAGAACCAGCGCCCCGAGCTGTGGAACCTCTACAATGCCCGCAAGCGCAAGGGCGAGAGCATCCGCGTCTTCCCTCTGTCGAACTGGACCGAGCTGGATATCTGGCAATACATCATGGACCAGCAGATCGAGATCGTGCCGCTGTATTACAGCGCCGTGCGCCCTACCTTCGAGCATGATGGCGGCCTGTTCATGGCCGACGATATCGATCGGCTGGAGCGCGTGCTGGGCCACCGCCCTGAGATCACCGAACGCACCATCCGTTTCCGCACGCTCGGCTGCTTCCCGCTGACGGGCGCGGTGGAAAGCACCGCCGCCACCTTGCCGGAAATCGTGCAGGAGATGTTGCTGACCACCACCAGCGAACGGCAGGGCCGCGTCATCGACAAGGATGCGGGCGATGCCAGCATGGAGAAGAAGAAGAAGGAGGGGTATTTCTGA
- a CDS encoding helix-turn-helix transcriptional regulator: MRVPNLGETDLLVPLHDGLFEQPMWQTFLSRIRRLAAAECAAIRIVGPRGGQSVRLVSGDAALAGLGALDLSKMRAGRAYSQADFEGDAGGSGGAGGAGTAWRALLLRDDSGFGMLFAIADSTAVGPDIANLMVALQPHMAVALKTFAGMEAERARSGMSAATLARMNFGWITLDAQARIVDCDPQAARLLDLSGELARGPYDRLVPRSPALDRQLTALVRDYAADPRARPRAINLSHDPWIDVLAAPVRLETLAGGGKAVAALYIRGDRSSSADRHEQLADLFDLTAAEARIAWSLAQGLSIAETAKEHGLTLETARYYSKKIYAKTGARGQVELVRNILTGVLALA, from the coding sequence ATGCGCGTGCCCAATCTTGGAGAGACGGACCTGCTGGTCCCGTTGCACGATGGCCTGTTCGAACAGCCCATGTGGCAGACCTTCCTATCGCGGATACGGCGGCTGGCTGCGGCAGAATGCGCCGCGATCCGCATCGTGGGGCCGCGCGGGGGGCAGTCGGTGCGGCTGGTGTCTGGCGATGCAGCGCTGGCCGGGCTTGGCGCGCTGGACCTGTCGAAAATGCGTGCGGGGCGTGCCTATTCGCAGGCCGACTTCGAAGGCGATGCAGGCGGGTCAGGCGGGGCAGGCGGGGCCGGAACGGCGTGGCGCGCCCTGCTGCTGCGCGATGACAGCGGCTTCGGCATGCTGTTCGCGATTGCGGACAGCACAGCTGTGGGCCCCGATATCGCGAATCTTATGGTGGCGCTGCAGCCGCATATGGCCGTGGCGCTGAAGACCTTTGCCGGGATGGAGGCGGAGCGTGCGCGATCGGGTATGAGCGCGGCCACGCTGGCGCGCATGAATTTCGGCTGGATCACGCTGGATGCGCAGGCGCGGATCGTCGATTGCGATCCGCAGGCAGCGCGGCTGCTGGATCTGTCGGGGGAGCTGGCGCGCGGACCGTACGATCGCCTGGTGCCACGGTCCCCGGCGCTGGACCGCCAGCTGACCGCACTGGTGCGTGACTATGCCGCCGATCCTCGCGCCCGCCCGCGCGCGATCAACCTCAGCCATGACCCGTGGATCGATGTGCTGGCAGCGCCTGTCCGGCTGGAGACGCTGGCGGGCGGGGGCAAGGCGGTAGCGGCGCTTTACATTCGGGGCGACCGCTCCAGCAGCGCGGACCGGCACGAACAGCTGGCCGACCTCTTCGACCTGACAGCGGCGGAGGCGCGCATCGCCTGGTCGCTGGCGCAGGGCCTGTCGATTGCGGAGACGGCCAAAGAGCACGGCCTGACGCTGGAGACGGCGCGCTATTACTCCAAGAAAATCTACGCCAAGACCGGCGCGCGCGGGCAGGTGGAACTGGTGCGTAACATCCTCACCGGCGTGCTGGCGCTTGCCTGA
- a CDS encoding LacI family DNA-binding transcriptional regulator: protein MAEGGDKPTIKRRVTAADVAEMAGVSQPTVSRALSGSPLITDATRARVEEAARSLGYLVDKRASRLRRGDTGIIAVVVFSRQGAGFRSTNPMTYALLGATCAAAAARGMETLVSFQSEPGHFFGQYVRQGEADAMIAIGTRENEAAWINLEESGAASDPHAFWGEDVLPDNAEGARLVVEHMLARGRRRIAFIGAQEGHRQFCERQAGYEAAISAAGLEPRVIPVEISQDRHAQGVAAIRSLLAERGGCDAVFASCDAIAIGAIGELQAQNVSVPDDLAVAGFDGLGIAEQIVPQLTTVATDVGMAGEMLVARAMGGDGARALRVPVSLRTGGST, encoded by the coding sequence ATGGCCGAAGGCGGGGACAAGCCCACCATCAAGCGGCGCGTTACAGCGGCCGATGTGGCCGAAATGGCGGGCGTCAGCCAGCCCACTGTCTCGCGCGCATTGTCCGGTTCTCCGCTCATCACCGATGCCACGCGGGCGCGGGTGGAAGAGGCGGCCCGGTCGCTGGGTTACCTGGTCGACAAGCGCGCGTCGCGCCTGCGCCGAGGGGATACGGGCATCATCGCCGTGGTCGTGTTCAGCCGCCAGGGTGCAGGCTTTCGCAGCACCAATCCCATGACATATGCCCTGCTGGGCGCGACCTGCGCGGCGGCGGCTGCGCGGGGCATGGAAACGCTGGTTTCCTTCCAGTCCGAACCCGGCCACTTCTTCGGCCAATATGTCCGCCAGGGCGAGGCCGACGCGATGATTGCCATCGGCACGCGCGAGAACGAGGCGGCCTGGATAAACCTTGAGGAAAGCGGCGCGGCTTCCGATCCGCACGCCTTCTGGGGCGAGGACGTGCTGCCCGACAATGCGGAAGGCGCACGGCTGGTGGTCGAACACATGTTGGCACGCGGCCGCCGCCGGATCGCTTTTATCGGCGCGCAGGAGGGGCACCGGCAGTTCTGCGAACGGCAGGCCGGGTATGAGGCCGCCATCAGCGCCGCCGGGCTGGAGCCCCGCGTTATCCCGGTGGAAATCTCTCAGGATCGCCACGCGCAGGGTGTCGCCGCCATCCGCAGCCTGCTGGCCGAGCGCGGCGGTTGCGACGCGGTGTTTGCATCCTGCGATGCCATAGCCATCGGCGCGATCGGAGAATTGCAGGCACAGAATGTCAGCGTGCCGGATGACCTGGCCGTGGCGGGTTTCGACGGGCTGGGCATTGCCGAGCAGATCGTGCCGCAGTTGACCACCGTTGCCACCGATGTCGGCATGGCGGGCGAGATGCTGGTGGCGCGCGCCATGGGCGGTGACGGGGCCCGCGCGCTGCGTGTGCCGGTGTCGCTGCGCACCGGGGGCAGTACATGA
- a CDS encoding alkaline phosphatase PhoX, whose amino-acid sequence MTFHRRHFLRSTGIAFAGLAASNCSPSGRAALIGTPMPRLGTNGYGSLVPDPAGILDLPQGFAYRVISRLDDVMSDGGTVPNNADGMGCFDLGNGKISLVRNHELRPDRADPVAVAPAYDTAARSQLALPGGTTTIILDAGTLEVERQYRSLAGTIRNCAGGVTPWNSWLSCEENTDRAGGSLNQDHGYVFEVPADSGGLVDPVPLKAMGRFNHEAACVDPASGIVYMTEDRKDSLFYRFIPNVPGDLAAGGTLQALVLDEMQDTRNWEAGGGRLSVGSPVAGSWVTLDNVEAPKDDLRKRGAALGAAIIARGEGIWMGEGEMYFTATNGGAAEQGQIFRFTPRTGAPDLLELFYESPAVSEYSFGDNLCIAPFGDLVVCEDKYTDTKDNHLRGITPAGEAYAFARLRLPTEPAGACFSPDGRTLFVNVYRPAMTLAISGPWPSV is encoded by the coding sequence ATGACGTTTCACCGCCGACACTTCCTTCGTTCGACCGGCATCGCCTTTGCCGGGCTCGCCGCCAGCAATTGCAGCCCGAGCGGGCGGGCGGCGCTGATCGGCACACCGATGCCGCGCTTGGGCACGAACGGATATGGCTCGCTTGTGCCCGATCCCGCCGGCATTTTGGATCTGCCTCAGGGGTTTGCCTATCGCGTGATCTCGCGGCTTGACGATGTCATGAGCGATGGCGGAACCGTGCCGAACAATGCTGACGGGATGGGCTGCTTCGACCTTGGCAATGGCAAGATTTCCCTTGTTCGAAACCATGAACTGCGCCCCGATCGCGCCGATCCTGTTGCCGTGGCGCCAGCTTACGATACGGCGGCGCGCAGCCAGCTGGCCCTGCCCGGCGGCACGACGACGATTATCCTCGATGCCGGGACCCTGGAAGTAGAACGTCAATACCGCAGTTTAGCCGGGACGATCCGGAATTGCGCGGGGGGCGTTACGCCTTGGAATAGCTGGCTCAGTTGCGAGGAAAACACTGACCGGGCAGGCGGAAGCCTGAACCAAGATCATGGCTACGTCTTCGAAGTGCCTGCCGATAGCGGTGGCCTGGTCGACCCAGTCCCGCTGAAGGCCATGGGCCGCTTCAATCACGAAGCAGCCTGCGTCGACCCGGCGAGCGGCATCGTTTACATGACGGAAGACAGGAAGGATTCGCTGTTTTACCGATTCATCCCGAATGTTCCTGGCGACCTTGCAGCTGGGGGCACGTTGCAGGCGCTGGTGCTTGACGAAATGCAGGACACAAGGAACTGGGAAGCTGGCGGCGGTCGTCTTTCGGTCGGGTCGCCCGTAGCCGGTTCGTGGGTCACGCTGGATAATGTCGAAGCACCGAAGGACGATTTGCGAAAGCGCGGCGCAGCGCTAGGCGCCGCCATCATTGCCCGCGGTGAAGGTATCTGGATGGGCGAAGGAGAAATGTACTTTACCGCGACCAACGGCGGCGCGGCAGAACAAGGGCAGATTTTCCGCTTTACGCCGCGCACTGGCGCGCCGGATTTGCTGGAACTCTTTTACGAAAGCCCTGCCGTGTCTGAATACAGTTTCGGTGACAATCTGTGTATTGCACCTTTCGGAGACTTGGTGGTTTGCGAAGATAAGTACACCGACACGAAGGATAATCACCTGCGCGGAATTACACCGGCGGGAGAGGCTTACGCCTTCGCGCGGCTCCGCTTGCCGACTGAACCGGCTGGAGCCTGCTTCTCGCCGGATGGCCGCACACTGTTCGTAAATGTCTATCGACCTGCCATGACGCTCGCGATCTCCGGGCCATGGCCATCGGTGTGA
- a CDS encoding low molecular weight protein-tyrosine-phosphatase yields the protein MPKPRVLFVCLGNICRSPLAEGAFRQAASDAGLEAGADSAGTANYHVGKLPDERSIAAAREHGVDITAQRARQLAAADYTRFTHIFALDEDNLADIRARAPKDATAEIALLMDAVPGQEGEAVADPYYGGPEGFQQTWREVRMAAEALVARFTR from the coding sequence ATGCCAAAACCGCGCGTTCTGTTCGTCTGCCTCGGCAATATCTGCCGCTCCCCGCTGGCGGAGGGCGCGTTCCGGCAGGCCGCGAGCGACGCGGGGCTGGAGGCAGGGGCCGACAGCGCGGGCACGGCGAATTACCATGTCGGCAAGCTGCCGGACGAGCGCAGCATCGCCGCCGCGCGCGAGCATGGCGTGGACATCACCGCCCAGCGTGCGCGCCAGCTAGCCGCCGCTGACTACACCCGCTTCACGCACATTTTTGCGCTGGACGAGGACAATCTGGCAGACATCCGCGCCCGCGCTCCCAAGGATGCGACGGCGGAGATTGCGCTGCTGATGGACGCGGTGCCGGGGCAGGAGGGCGAAGCCGTCGCCGACCCCTACTATGGGGGCCCTGAAGGTTTCCAGCAGACCTGGCGCGAAGTGCGCATGGCGGCCGAGGCGCTGGTCGCTCGTTTCACCCGGTGA